In Lepus europaeus isolate LE1 chromosome 8, mLepTim1.pri, whole genome shotgun sequence, a single genomic region encodes these proteins:
- the LOC133765144 gene encoding UDP-glucuronosyltransferase 2B4-like isoform X1 — translation MSMKWILVLLLLQLSCYFSSGRCGKVLVWPVDYSHWINIKTILDELAQRGHEVTVLKPSPSVLLDPNKSPGIKFETFPTSISKDEYEMLFTNELMNIVLELAKYPSWKYFSKLQEMSMEESDFSENICRDAVLNKTLVTKLKESRFDVILADALWPCGELLAELLEVPFLYTHRVFLGYTYEKYSGGLLFPPSYVPVIMSQLTDKMTFMERVKNMLYVLYFDFWFQNFNEKKWDQFYSEVLGRPTKLTELMGKADMWLIRTYWDVEFPRPLLPNVDFIGGLHCRPAKPLPKEMEDFVQSSGEEGVVVFSLGSMISNLPEERANVIASALARLPQKVLWRYNGKKPDTLGPNTQLYNWIPQNDLLGHPKTKAFITHGGTNGIYEAIHHGVPIVGLPLFGDQFDNIVHIEAKGAAIKLDLITMSSSDLLNALDTVIYDPSYKENAMRLSRIHHDQPTKPLDRAVFWVEYVMRHKGAKHLRVAAHDLTWYQYYCLDVIGFLLVCVAAAVFIIIKCGLFFYWKFVKTVKKSKRE, via the exons ATGTCTATGAAGTGGATTTTGGTTCTTCTGTTGCTTCAGCTGAGCTGTTACTTCAGCTCTGGGAGATGTGGAAAGGTGCTGGTGTGGCCAGTGGATTACAGTCATTGGATCAATATAAAGACCATCCTGGATGAGCTCGCCCAGAGGGGACATGAGGTGACTGTTCTCAAACCTTCACCTTCTGTTCTACTTGATCCCAACAAATCTCCTGGTATTAAATTTGAGACTTTTCCTACATCAATATCCAAAGATGAGTATGAGATGCTTTTCACGAACGAACTCATGAACATTGTTCTGGAATTGGCTAAGTATCCATCTTGGAAATACTTTTCAAAACTTCAAGAAATGTCAATGGAAGAATcagatttttctgaaaatatctgTAGAGATGCAGTTTTGAACAAGACACTTGTGACAAAACTGAAAGAATCGAGGTTTGATGTCATTCTTGCCGATGCCCTGTGGCCCTGTGGTGAGCTGCTGGCTGAGCTACTTGAAGTTCCCTTTTTGTATACGCACCGTGTCTTTCTTGGCTATACATATGAAAAGTACAGTGGAGGACTTCTGTTTCCCCCTTCCTATGTTCCTGTTATTATGTCACAATTAACTGATAAGATGACATTCATGGAGAGGGTAAAAAATATGTTGTATGTGCTTTATTTTGACTTTTGGTTCCAAAATTTTAATGAGAAGAAATGGGATCAATTTTACAGTGAAGTTCTAG gAAGACCCACTAAATTAACTGAGTTAATGGGCAAAGCTGACATGTGGCTCATTCGCACCTACTGGGATGTGGAGTTTCCTCGCCCACTCTTACCAAATGTTGATTTCATTGGAGGGCTCCACTGCAGACCTGCCAAACCCCTGCCTAAG GAAATGGAAGACTTTGTGCAGAGCTCTGGAGAAGAGGGAGTTGTGGTGTTTTCCCTGGGGTCAATGATCAGTAATTTGCCAGAAGAAAGGGCCAATGTGATTGCATCAGCTCTTGCCCGGCTTCCACAAAAG GTTCTGTGGAGATATAATGGCAAGAAACCAGATACCTTAGGACCGAATACTCAACTGTATAATTGGATACCTCAGAATGACCTTCTTG GTCATCCAAAAACCAAGGCTTTCATAACTCATGGTGGAACCAATGGCATCTACGAGGCAATACACCATGGTGTCCCTATTGTGGGCCTTCCTTTGTTTGGGGATCAGTTTGATAACATTGTTCACATAGAGGCCAAGGGAGCAGCTATTAAATTGGACTTAATCACAATGTCAAGTTCAGATTTGCTCAATGCTTTGGACACCGTCATTTATGATCCTTC ATATAAAGAGAATGCTATGAGATTATCAAGGATTCACCATGATCAGCCCACGAAGCCCCTGGACCGAGCAGTCTTCTGGGTCGAGTATGTCATGCGCCACAAAGGAGCCAAACACCTTCGGGTTGCAGCCCACGACCTCACCTGGTACCAGTACTACTGTCTGgatgtgattgggttcctgctggtCTGTGTGGCCGCTGCAGTGTTCATCATCATAAAATGTGGTCTGTTTTTTTACTGGAAATTCGttaaaactgttaaaaagagCAAAAGAGAGTAG
- the LOC133765144 gene encoding UDP-glucuronosyltransferase 2B13-like isoform X2 yields MGKADMWLIRTYWDVEFPRPLLPNVDFIGGLHCRPAKPLPKEMEDFVQSSGEEGVVVFSLGSMISNLPEERANVIASALARLPQKVLWRYNGKKPDTLGPNTQLYNWIPQNDLLGHPKTKAFITHGGTNGIYEAIHHGVPIVGLPLFGDQFDNIVHIEAKGAAIKLDLITMSSSDLLNALDTVIYDPSYKENAMRLSRIHHDQPTKPLDRAVFWVEYVMRHKGAKHLRVAAHDLTWYQYYCLDVIGFLLVCVAAAVFIIIKCGLFFYWKFVKTVKKSKRE; encoded by the exons ATGGGCAAAGCTGACATGTGGCTCATTCGCACCTACTGGGATGTGGAGTTTCCTCGCCCACTCTTACCAAATGTTGATTTCATTGGAGGGCTCCACTGCAGACCTGCCAAACCCCTGCCTAAG GAAATGGAAGACTTTGTGCAGAGCTCTGGAGAAGAGGGAGTTGTGGTGTTTTCCCTGGGGTCAATGATCAGTAATTTGCCAGAAGAAAGGGCCAATGTGATTGCATCAGCTCTTGCCCGGCTTCCACAAAAG GTTCTGTGGAGATATAATGGCAAGAAACCAGATACCTTAGGACCGAATACTCAACTGTATAATTGGATACCTCAGAATGACCTTCTTG GTCATCCAAAAACCAAGGCTTTCATAACTCATGGTGGAACCAATGGCATCTACGAGGCAATACACCATGGTGTCCCTATTGTGGGCCTTCCTTTGTTTGGGGATCAGTTTGATAACATTGTTCACATAGAGGCCAAGGGAGCAGCTATTAAATTGGACTTAATCACAATGTCAAGTTCAGATTTGCTCAATGCTTTGGACACCGTCATTTATGATCCTTC ATATAAAGAGAATGCTATGAGATTATCAAGGATTCACCATGATCAGCCCACGAAGCCCCTGGACCGAGCAGTCTTCTGGGTCGAGTATGTCATGCGCCACAAAGGAGCCAAACACCTTCGGGTTGCAGCCCACGACCTCACCTGGTACCAGTACTACTGTCTGgatgtgattgggttcctgctggtCTGTGTGGCCGCTGCAGTGTTCATCATCATAAAATGTGGTCTGTTTTTTTACTGGAAATTCGttaaaactgttaaaaagagCAAAAGAGAGTAG